A window of the Bdellovibrio sp. ZAP7 genome harbors these coding sequences:
- a CDS encoding outer membrane beta-barrel protein has protein sequence MQKYFISLVAAFIFTSTAQAALDYGIELGARQQNGYAYGPGISTHARTGLQAGAFVHMPLEGNIAHFRSGLLYTQRPLQTESDSGTKIDFNLDYLDIPITILFKPQEKFGIYLGFIASINIASSCSGDPNCKLSSIDTPSFPFVFGSTFKFNSRWGLDLYFDANNSAMAKGLADYKSVGLNLMFSLD, from the coding sequence ATGCAAAAGTATTTTATTTCGCTCGTTGCTGCTTTCATATTTACGTCCACGGCTCAAGCCGCTTTGGATTACGGAATTGAGTTGGGAGCTCGCCAACAAAACGGTTATGCCTATGGGCCCGGTATCTCGACCCATGCTCGCACAGGTTTGCAGGCTGGCGCCTTTGTGCACATGCCTTTAGAGGGAAATATCGCCCACTTCCGCTCTGGTCTGCTGTACACACAAAGACCATTGCAAACGGAAAGTGACTCAGGCACCAAGATTGATTTCAATTTGGACTATCTGGATATTCCCATCACGATCCTGTTTAAGCCGCAGGAAAAATTTGGGATCTACCTGGGTTTTATTGCCTCTATCAACATTGCGAGCTCCTGTTCCGGCGATCCAAATTGCAAACTTTCAAGTATTGATACCCCGTCATTTCCGTTTGTCTTTGGTTCAACATTTAAATTCAATTCCCGGTGGGGCCTGGATCTATACTTTGATGCCAACAATTCGGCGATGGCAAAAGGACTTGCTGATTATAAATCCGTGGGTCTTAACCTGATGTTCTCACTTGATTAG
- a CDS encoding lipoate--protein ligase, with protein MTTLKVFLSDSFHPQLNLATEEWIFHNLDPSSQILFLWRNEETVVIGRNQNPWSECNLAQMKNDNVHLARRTTGGGAVFHDLGNTNFTFLSPKDGYRRENNIQIIFDALKEFGIQAEASGRNDLMVPFHDGPRKFSGSAYREKKDRAFHHGTLLLHADLTRLGNYLTPNPKKLQAKGKESVRARVTNLNELSKDINHDNVSEAMIRSFEKFYGAKAEVIMLNLESLPKIPELKEQYDILSSWEWLYGSTLEFTHKMDEYLSLGFFDFHFIVVDGVIKDLKIYTDCLYPALIENMQHSLIAKHYSGHSVKNAFAEVVQKFPDLEPQINELESWLVKNIEI; from the coding sequence ATGACGACACTTAAGGTATTTCTTTCCGACTCATTTCATCCGCAATTAAATCTTGCGACGGAAGAATGGATTTTCCATAACCTGGATCCGTCCAGTCAGATTTTATTTTTGTGGAGAAACGAAGAGACTGTCGTCATCGGTCGCAATCAAAATCCCTGGTCTGAGTGCAATCTTGCACAAATGAAAAACGACAATGTTCATCTGGCTCGTCGAACGACGGGCGGTGGCGCTGTATTCCATGATTTGGGCAACACCAACTTTACTTTTCTTTCGCCTAAAGATGGCTACCGCCGCGAGAACAACATTCAGATTATCTTTGATGCTTTGAAAGAGTTCGGTATCCAGGCCGAAGCTTCAGGTCGTAATGATTTGATGGTGCCATTCCATGATGGCCCCCGCAAATTCAGTGGCAGTGCTTATCGCGAAAAGAAAGACCGCGCCTTTCATCACGGAACTCTGCTGTTACATGCAGATTTAACTCGTCTGGGTAATTACCTGACACCAAATCCCAAAAAGCTTCAAGCCAAGGGGAAAGAATCCGTTCGGGCGCGTGTGACGAATTTGAATGAGCTTTCTAAAGACATCAACCATGACAATGTGTCAGAGGCGATGATCCGCTCTTTTGAAAAATTCTATGGTGCCAAAGCTGAAGTGATCATGCTGAATCTTGAAAGCCTGCCCAAGATTCCAGAGCTAAAAGAGCAATATGATATTCTTTCTTCCTGGGAGTGGTTGTATGGATCCACTTTGGAATTCACTCACAAAATGGATGAATATCTGAGTCTGGGGTTCTTTGATTTTCATTTCATCGTCGTTGACGGTGTGATCAAAGATCTAAAGATTTATACAGACTGCCTGTATCCGGCACTTATCGAAAACATGCAACACTCGCTGATTGCAAAACACTATTCCGGTCACAGCGTAAAGAACGCCTTCGCAGAAGTCGTTCAAAAGTTTCCGGACCTTGAGCCACAGATTAATGAACTTGAATCCTGGCTTGTAAAGAATATTGAAATTTAA
- a CDS encoding S1 RNA-binding domain-containing protein has protein sequence MQVDIGKLNKLKAVKKAEFGMFLDGGDDGEILLPRRYVPDDLNVDDEIEVFVHFDSEDRLIATTEKPKAMVGEFAHLMVKSVENVGAFLDWGLGKDLFLPYAEMTRDLRAGQAVVVFIYLDKSDRIASSMRLDRYISKEPGDYKEGQQVDLFIGAQTDLGFKAIINGKHWGMIYTNEIFDRIVHGQRLKGYIKKVREDGKIDLSLQKTGHQSSEDIGPLILERLREEGGFLPINDKTAAELIYDMFGVSKKKYKMALGDLYKKRVITVKDDGIYLNK, from the coding sequence GTGCAAGTTGATATTGGTAAATTAAATAAATTAAAAGCCGTGAAAAAAGCTGAATTCGGAATGTTTCTGGATGGCGGTGATGACGGGGAGATTTTATTGCCTCGTCGTTATGTTCCTGACGATTTAAATGTCGACGACGAGATCGAAGTGTTTGTTCATTTCGACTCCGAAGACCGCCTGATCGCTACGACTGAAAAACCGAAGGCCATGGTGGGTGAGTTTGCCCATTTGATGGTAAAGTCGGTGGAAAATGTCGGAGCTTTTCTGGATTGGGGCTTGGGTAAAGATCTTTTCCTTCCTTACGCAGAAATGACTCGTGACCTTCGCGCCGGTCAAGCGGTGGTTGTATTTATTTATTTGGATAAATCAGATCGTATCGCTTCTTCCATGCGTCTGGATCGTTATATCTCCAAAGAGCCTGGTGACTACAAAGAAGGTCAACAGGTAGATCTATTCATTGGGGCGCAGACCGATCTGGGTTTCAAAGCCATCATCAATGGCAAGCACTGGGGTATGATCTACACGAATGAAATCTTTGATCGTATCGTACATGGCCAAAGGTTGAAGGGCTATATCAAGAAAGTCCGTGAAGATGGGAAAATTGATTTAAGCCTGCAAAAGACGGGTCATCAAAGCTCAGAGGATATTGGACCTTTGATCCTTGAGCGCCTTCGCGAAGAGGGTGGCTTTTTGCCGATCAATGACAAAACTGCTGCCGAACTAATTTACGACATGTTCGGCGTCAGCAAAAAGAAATATAAAATGGCTTTGGGTGATCTGTATAAAAAACGTGTGATCACAGTGAAGGATGATGGAATCTATCTTAATAAATAG
- a CDS encoding DUF1214 domain-containing protein, whose translation MKTVWMIFVASSLLFTTTSLARPVKNITDKEVIDAYQYLMARILVLRQENLDFTKDDMKWNEIKHRDVGGVQWANPNLDVAYSEAWVAIDQNSCTIVEIPEIKDRYYTVQFLNGWGETTANLNDRTYPKHPFGKFAVCSKDSQVTLAPEVQKVILPSKKSRILARVELGKDPNEAVKLQRQIKIYPTGKPEITESPKIVEFEHDQLPGIEIFENAASILSSEKDINPNMGGLQIKVLTVERTARHDNSREATAKIIREKAIPSFFALKEKVERTKNGWNLVRRFGNYGNDYQARALVNYAGIWANNNNEAVYYSARNDAKGELLDGSAVYTLTFPKDKLPSTRAKYFWSITGVDSKNYKVIPNPANKFVINNRSNIKPNADGSVTLYFASKLPLGAPEENWLPTPAGSNYNLTFRFYGPSKDVVKGNYFPPGLVKQPSLTKVDSESIY comes from the coding sequence ATGAAAACTGTATGGATGATATTTGTCGCATCATCATTGCTGTTCACCACAACATCCCTGGCTCGTCCCGTAAAAAACATCACCGACAAAGAGGTCATCGACGCCTATCAGTATCTGATGGCCAGAATCCTGGTTTTGCGTCAGGAAAATTTAGATTTCACCAAAGACGATATGAAATGGAATGAAATCAAGCATCGGGATGTCGGTGGAGTTCAGTGGGCCAACCCCAACCTGGATGTCGCCTACAGTGAAGCCTGGGTGGCCATCGACCAAAACAGTTGCACCATCGTGGAGATTCCTGAAATCAAAGACCGCTATTATACGGTTCAATTCCTAAATGGCTGGGGCGAGACCACGGCAAATCTAAATGACCGAACTTATCCCAAGCATCCCTTCGGGAAGTTCGCCGTCTGTTCAAAGGATTCACAGGTCACCTTGGCCCCTGAGGTTCAAAAAGTGATTCTGCCCTCGAAAAAATCCCGCATCTTAGCCCGAGTAGAACTCGGCAAAGATCCCAACGAAGCAGTGAAACTGCAACGTCAGATTAAGATTTATCCCACCGGTAAACCGGAAATCACAGAGTCACCAAAGATCGTCGAATTTGAGCACGATCAGCTTCCCGGCATTGAGATTTTTGAAAATGCTGCCTCGATACTTTCCTCTGAAAAGGACATCAATCCGAATATGGGCGGACTGCAGATCAAAGTTCTGACAGTGGAAAGAACCGCCCGACACGACAACTCCCGCGAAGCCACAGCTAAAATTATCAGAGAAAAAGCTATCCCTTCTTTCTTCGCGCTCAAAGAAAAAGTGGAACGCACAAAAAATGGCTGGAACCTTGTGCGACGTTTTGGAAATTATGGAAACGACTATCAAGCGCGAGCCTTGGTTAACTATGCAGGCATCTGGGCCAACAACAATAACGAAGCCGTTTATTACAGCGCCAGAAACGATGCCAAGGGTGAGCTTTTGGATGGCAGTGCGGTTTACACTCTGACCTTTCCTAAAGATAAGCTACCCTCCACTCGCGCGAAATATTTCTGGAGCATCACCGGTGTAGATTCAAAAAACTATAAAGTGATCCCGAATCCTGCGAACAAGTTCGTAATCAACAATCGATCAAATATCAAACCGAACGCAGATGGATCTGTGACTTTGTATTTCGCGAGCAAGCTGCCGCTAGGTGCACCGGAAGAGAACTGGCTACCGACTCCCGCCGGCAGCAACTATAATCTGACTTTCAGATTCTATGGCCCCAGCAAGGACGTTGTGAAGGGTAACTATTTTCCGCCGGGATTGGTCAAACAACCTTCTTTGACGAAAGTCGATTCGGAATCTATTTATTAA
- a CDS encoding DEAD/DEAH box helicase — protein sequence MFLAPLSLQNVAQLRHPSERVPVGEQREFAEGLDLIADNGFDGYEMHQSPSGSMQLKIFMDDKKDAGRCTVKVLQDETSGVLDFRCDQCGTRGDTKITCSHQFAAYVILWQALTLEEDAPADPRIEKLAEDLRGPSQRSRQGVTPGLEAEATGFLQSITLYSEEAPVLRGETLSSLLNETEKPHRLIDVSKEQESLAPSLWNLPDVFRRKLTAYSENYFNEVNEQNRIAGMVRYNFSNGVQVSAKDILRHPLYKSVPKDLLPQPRKPDSAFDKWPLTLQRDSLFISQGLREVEEIMQVVLSNVATKLNQGQLEVYIQGKNSQKTLPVRYIDFDMSREFEWRVDFTDKDTLIARFALTSPERKKPFAFFESFAFEAEEGVLAVHPWYREWSQFVQVLTDIHEDALQFSLSSQDYPRVEIEGELEAKRMVKHLRSRTIPLHITGETKVLPESQSITGIYLTENGSFHLQHEARVMGQKDLARAGWTARSSLYLHVLSEGLPYFLGADAKDVATRARGKRDWDLKLLRHLGVLQYLTLETLNWHFAGELTDGRIVEEDEIFKLVQDNIQALLVSGTGVVLARDMSLQELCSRNVLVYFDDYVSKTLAALKSSESFYSESGEVILEGAVEREFRLIYEMLKRLVSTTNGDAFKKSRTSFLSKIWNGEPEKDPTLRSGLFHFPNVRKEGSHTHDTIESLQALLPFGFKIYYKGQALQELNEDDFQVDFLLTSDASEKYFNWFELNPKFFLKGQEIDAQAMTGFGGGGVIEYDGKLYLVPKKQMPSLRRLENFWRKLQGGKSDAKTKGGIGERVYKLPRHQILELLALRASGVAIRGDHEWKKICDFYDGLGQGPRPVHIPKTVKAELKQYQEYGVQWLQDLYNLRLGALLADDMGLGKTLQTLTFLEDLRVKEELGQVLIVVPSSLIFNWQSEVQKFVPDLPLEVFTNKDRDRLGKKLFTKQDCVLITTYGLLMEHEDFLSQVHWKTLIFDEAQNLKNITTKRTSAARSLNAQFKVCLTGTPMENHYGEFYSLVDILVPGSLGKIEDFRRQFVNTEMVTREEMDDLKLKIKPLLLRRTKKEILDQLPEKQETKMSIAFEDKQMEIYRDIALSYNQKVQEAMTTNGEASVQLQMLTALLRLRQACSDPAGLPNVRYEKVPPKLETLLESISEIVESGESALVFTQFLQTLEHTARLLHEAGIPVFVLHGGVPTAQRQKILAEFNATNGGAVLVMTLKTGGVGLNLTKASYVFHLEPWWNPSVENQATDRAHRLGQSKAVQVFRYIMHESLEEKIEVLKNRKGVKFQNLFGNAESTTDLGGSASGALSKEDFDILLGLK from the coding sequence GTGTTTCTTGCTCCTCTGAGTCTTCAAAATGTTGCTCAACTTCGTCACCCGAGTGAGCGTGTTCCCGTAGGGGAACAGCGTGAATTCGCCGAAGGTTTGGACCTGATCGCCGACAATGGTTTTGACGGCTACGAAATGCACCAAAGCCCCAGCGGTTCCATGCAACTTAAAATCTTCATGGATGACAAAAAGGATGCGGGTCGATGCACTGTCAAAGTTTTGCAGGACGAGACCTCTGGCGTACTGGATTTCCGATGTGACCAATGTGGCACGCGCGGTGACACTAAAATTACTTGTTCGCACCAATTCGCAGCTTATGTGATTTTATGGCAGGCGCTTACTTTGGAAGAAGACGCTCCTGCAGATCCGCGCATTGAAAAACTCGCAGAAGATTTAAGAGGGCCCAGCCAACGTTCGCGCCAAGGTGTAACACCGGGCTTGGAAGCTGAAGCCACGGGATTTTTGCAGTCGATCACGCTTTATTCCGAAGAAGCTCCAGTTCTTCGCGGAGAAACCTTAAGCTCGCTTTTAAATGAAACTGAAAAACCACATCGCCTGATTGATGTTTCTAAGGAACAGGAAAGCCTGGCACCTTCGTTGTGGAATCTGCCGGATGTGTTTCGTAGAAAGCTCACTGCTTATTCTGAAAACTATTTTAATGAAGTGAACGAACAAAACCGCATTGCCGGAATGGTTCGGTATAATTTTAGCAATGGCGTGCAGGTTTCAGCCAAAGATATTCTGCGCCATCCACTTTACAAAAGCGTTCCTAAGGATTTATTACCTCAGCCACGCAAGCCGGATTCCGCATTTGATAAATGGCCCTTGACCCTACAGCGTGACAGTCTTTTTATCAGTCAGGGCCTTCGCGAAGTGGAAGAGATCATGCAAGTGGTTCTTTCCAACGTGGCGACAAAACTTAATCAGGGACAGCTCGAAGTTTATATTCAAGGCAAGAATTCACAAAAAACTTTGCCTGTTCGCTATATCGATTTCGATATGAGCCGTGAGTTTGAATGGCGCGTTGATTTTACGGATAAAGACACGCTGATCGCTCGCTTTGCTTTAACCAGCCCGGAACGCAAAAAGCCTTTTGCCTTTTTCGAATCTTTTGCATTCGAGGCAGAAGAAGGCGTTTTGGCTGTGCATCCGTGGTACCGCGAATGGAGTCAATTCGTTCAGGTATTAACGGACATCCATGAAGATGCTTTGCAATTCAGTCTAAGCTCTCAAGACTATCCTCGCGTAGAGATCGAAGGGGAGCTTGAAGCGAAACGCATGGTGAAGCACCTGCGCTCGCGCACGATTCCTTTGCATATCACTGGCGAAACGAAAGTTTTGCCCGAATCCCAAAGTATCACGGGTATTTATTTAACGGAAAACGGCAGCTTCCATTTGCAACACGAAGCGCGTGTTATGGGCCAAAAAGATCTGGCCCGTGCAGGTTGGACAGCACGTTCCTCTTTATACCTTCACGTTTTGTCGGAAGGCCTGCCGTACTTCTTGGGGGCGGATGCCAAAGACGTGGCGACCCGTGCGCGCGGTAAAAGGGATTGGGATTTAAAACTGCTGCGTCACTTGGGCGTGCTTCAATACTTGACTCTTGAGACTTTGAACTGGCACTTCGCGGGTGAGCTGACGGATGGTCGCATTGTCGAGGAAGACGAAATCTTTAAACTTGTACAAGACAATATTCAAGCTCTCTTGGTCAGCGGTACGGGCGTCGTATTAGCTCGTGATATGTCTTTGCAGGAGCTTTGCTCGCGCAACGTGCTGGTTTATTTCGATGACTATGTTTCTAAAACTCTCGCAGCCTTGAAATCCAGTGAGTCCTTTTATTCTGAATCCGGCGAAGTGATTTTGGAAGGCGCTGTCGAGCGCGAATTCCGCCTGATCTATGAAATGTTGAAACGTCTGGTGTCGACAACCAATGGGGATGCCTTTAAAAAATCTCGCACGTCATTCCTGTCAAAAATTTGGAATGGCGAACCCGAGAAGGATCCAACTTTGCGCTCGGGATTGTTCCACTTCCCGAATGTTCGTAAAGAAGGCTCTCACACTCATGACACCATTGAATCTCTTCAGGCCCTTTTGCCATTTGGCTTTAAGATTTACTACAAAGGTCAGGCTCTGCAGGAATTAAATGAAGATGACTTCCAAGTGGATTTCCTTTTAACCAGCGATGCTTCCGAAAAGTATTTCAACTGGTTTGAATTGAATCCAAAATTCTTCCTGAAAGGTCAGGAGATCGACGCCCAAGCCATGACAGGTTTTGGTGGCGGTGGAGTGATCGAGTACGACGGCAAGCTTTATCTAGTTCCTAAAAAGCAAATGCCAAGCCTGCGTCGTCTGGAAAATTTCTGGCGCAAACTGCAAGGCGGGAAATCCGATGCGAAAACCAAAGGTGGTATCGGGGAACGAGTTTATAAACTTCCTCGCCATCAGATTTTGGAACTTTTGGCATTGCGGGCTTCCGGCGTCGCCATTCGTGGGGATCACGAATGGAAAAAGATTTGTGATTTCTATGATGGATTGGGGCAGGGGCCTCGTCCGGTGCACATTCCTAAGACGGTGAAGGCTGAGCTTAAACAGTATCAGGAATATGGCGTGCAATGGTTACAGGATCTTTATAATCTGCGCCTGGGTGCTTTGCTGGCAGATGATATGGGTTTGGGTAAGACCTTGCAGACGCTGACGTTCCTGGAAGATCTACGTGTTAAAGAAGAACTGGGACAGGTTTTGATCGTTGTTCCTTCGTCATTGATCTTTAACTGGCAAAGTGAAGTACAAAAATTCGTACCCGATTTGCCTCTGGAAGTCTTTACCAATAAGGACCGCGATCGCTTGGGTAAAAAACTTTTCACCAAGCAGGATTGTGTCCTGATCACGACCTATGGTCTTTTGATGGAGCATGAGGACTTCTTGTCCCAGGTTCACTGGAAGACATTGATTTTCGATGAAGCCCAGAATTTAAAAAATATCACGACTAAACGCACCAGTGCGGCTCGTTCCTTGAATGCGCAATTTAAAGTCTGTCTAACTGGTACGCCGATGGAAAATCACTATGGTGAATTCTATTCTTTGGTGGATATACTGGTTCCAGGCAGTCTTGGTAAAATTGAAGACTTCCGTCGCCAATTCGTAAATACCGAAATGGTCACGCGTGAAGAAATGGATGATTTGAAATTAAAGATCAAACCATTGCTACTTCGCCGTACTAAAAAAGAAATCCTGGATCAGCTTCCAGAAAAACAAGAAACGAAGATGAGCATCGCTTTTGAAGACAAGCAGATGGAAATCTATCGTGACATCGCCTTGTCATATAACCAAAAGGTTCAAGAGGCGATGACGACGAACGGTGAAGCCAGCGTGCAACTGCAAATGTTGACGGCTCTTCTTCGCTTACGTCAGGCCTGTTCAGATCCTGCAGGTTTGCCAAATGTTCGTTACGAAAAAGTACCACCGAAATTGGAAACCTTGCTGGAATCGATTAGTGAGATCGTGGAATCCGGCGAAAGTGCTTTGGTATTCACGCAGTTCCTTCAAACCCTGGAACACACGGCCCGACTTCTGCACGAGGCCGGTATCCCAGTCTTTGTGCTTCACGGGGGAGTTCCAACAGCTCAACGCCAAAAGATTTTGGCCGAGTTCAATGCGACCAACGGTGGTGCTGTGCTCGTGATGACTTTGAAAACGGGTGGTGTGGGTCTGAATTTGACCAAAGCCAGCTACGTCTTTCATTTGGAACCGTGGTGGAATCCTTCGGTTGAAAACCAGGCAACAGACCGTGCACACCGTTTGGGGCAAAGCAAGGCTGTTCAGGTGTTCCGCTATATCATGCATGAATCTTTAGAAGAAAAAATCGAAGTTCTGAAAAATCGCAAAGGCGTTAAATTCCAAAACCTATTCGGCAATGCTGAATCAACGACAGATTTAGGCGGCAGCGCGAGTGGTGCTTTGAGCAAAGAGGATTTCGATATCTTGTTAGGGCTTAAATAA
- the dbpA gene encoding ATP-dependent RNA helicase DbpA produces the protein MNTTNSFSALNLKPELLTVVEELGFSSMTPIQEKSIPVLLAGKDVIGQSKTGSGKTAAFLLPILQQLEINQKTLQALIICPTRELAIQVLTEVRKLGRGLPGLQTIALTGGGQTGREQQLELEKGVQIAVGTPGRILDLASKERLFLDDVKTVVLDEADKMFDMGFIVEIKNLMRELPVNRQTVLFSATFTDAVLDLSKRYQKNPQKVSIEEGAEALQIEEVTYDSEEKDKAGNLMRVLQQHQAESCIVFCNTKNTVNDLMAKFSELKASATCLHGDLEQKDRERVMALFKNGSAKILVATDVAARGLDIENLELVVNYDFPLQPETYVHRVGRTGRAGKSGVAVTLLSARDTLKLIEIENITGRKFQKPNLGFKNQFGLNWEWKQAPMQTLMISGGRKNKIRPGDILGALTGAAGGLKAGDIGKIEMHDTYTYVAIRTDQANHALNSLRNGKIKAQKFQVKIVK, from the coding sequence TTGAATACGACGAATTCTTTCTCTGCACTAAATCTTAAACCTGAGCTTTTGACTGTCGTTGAAGAACTGGGTTTTAGCTCTATGACTCCTATTCAAGAAAAGAGTATTCCCGTACTTCTGGCGGGCAAAGATGTCATCGGCCAATCCAAAACTGGCAGTGGAAAAACGGCGGCATTCTTATTGCCGATTTTGCAACAACTGGAAATCAACCAAAAGACTTTGCAAGCACTTATCATCTGCCCGACTCGCGAACTGGCTATCCAGGTATTAACCGAGGTCCGTAAGTTGGGCCGTGGGCTTCCAGGCCTGCAAACGATTGCTCTGACTGGCGGTGGCCAAACAGGCCGCGAACAACAGCTTGAACTTGAAAAAGGCGTACAGATCGCGGTGGGAACTCCCGGGCGTATCTTGGATCTGGCCTCGAAAGAGCGCTTGTTCTTGGATGATGTCAAAACTGTCGTACTTGATGAAGCCGATAAGATGTTCGATATGGGCTTTATCGTTGAAATTAAAAATCTAATGCGAGAGCTTCCCGTGAATCGCCAAACAGTTTTGTTTTCAGCGACTTTCACTGATGCCGTTTTAGATTTAAGCAAACGCTATCAAAAAAATCCGCAAAAAGTATCCATCGAAGAAGGCGCCGAAGCTTTACAAATCGAAGAAGTCACTTATGACTCGGAAGAAAAAGATAAAGCTGGAAACCTGATGCGCGTTTTGCAACAGCATCAAGCTGAGTCTTGCATCGTCTTTTGTAATACTAAAAACACCGTCAATGATTTGATGGCGAAGTTCTCGGAATTAAAAGCCAGCGCCACCTGCCTGCATGGCGACCTGGAGCAAAAAGATCGCGAACGCGTAATGGCTTTGTTTAAAAATGGCAGCGCCAAAATTTTGGTAGCCACCGATGTTGCCGCCCGCGGATTGGATATTGAAAATCTTGAGCTGGTGGTGAACTATGACTTCCCTCTGCAGCCAGAAACCTACGTTCACCGCGTCGGTCGTACGGGTCGCGCTGGTAAGTCCGGAGTGGCTGTGACATTGCTATCAGCTCGCGATACTTTGAAATTGATTGAAATTGAAAACATCACGGGTCGTAAATTCCAAAAACCTAACTTAGGTTTCAAAAACCAATTCGGTTTGAACTGGGAATGGAAACAAGCCCCGATGCAAACGCTGATGATTTCTGGCGGTCGCAAGAACAAAATCCGTCCAGGAGATATTCTGGGTGCCTTGACCGGTGCTGCGGGTGGTTTGAAAGCCGGCGATATCGGCAAAATCGAAATGCATGATACCTATACATACGTTGCGATCCGAACGGATCAAGCCAATCACGCTTTGAACAGCCTTCGCAACGGCAAAATCAAAGCGCAAAAGTTCCAAGTTAAAATCGTAAAATAG